The Armatimonadota bacterium DNA segment GTTCCACTATAGTCTCCCGCGAGGTCCTCCACCCCATTGCGCCAGGCCGCTCCGCGCAGGCCGATCTCATTGACCCCCACCGTGTTCACCGGACTGACGTTGGACACCGGCCCCGGCCACGGAGACCCCCCATCGGCCGCTCCTGTCCATTGGTCGGGGGTCCCGTGCCCTGAAGCGTCGCCGCCGATATCACCCCAGGTGCTCCAGAGCGCGCCCGTTCCCACAGGCTGGCGCAGGCGGAACGCGGTCTCAATCTGGTAAGGGTGGGTGCCCGGCCCGGTCAGGTCCGTGCACGCGGAGACGCTCAGGTTGAAGTCCACATTGCTGCGCACCGTGAGGAGCCCTTCGCTGGTGGTGTACATCCAGCCGGTGAAGTTGCCCTCGGTGTCCGGGAACTCCAGGTCGGCGTCCATCTCTACCTGGAACATTTCCGTGAGATTCAGGTGCAGTTCCAGCGGGATCTGGCCGGTAAAACCCGCGCACTGGAAGTACATGAGCGCATTGCTCACGTAATGCCCCGGCGGGTCGGCCCAGTTGACCTGCACTCGGAACTCGATGTACAGCCAGCCGTCGACGTCGCCCACAAGGCTGCGCATGAATGCCGTGCCGGTGCAGTTGACCCACGCAGTGCCCAGCGGGTCGGATTTCAGCTCGTGAACCTGGATTCTCGTCGGGGGGATGACTGCGCCGGCATTGGTGGCATCCTGCCCCACCATGTTCCCGCTGATCACCCGGATGCGCCAGGGCTGGTTCTTCGGTAGCATGGTGTAGACCGGTTCCACACCCAGTGTGTAGCCGGGTTCGGAAGCGTAAAAATGGATCTTCGCCACGGGGCTTGAGGCGGTCTGGGGGACGATGCCGGAAGACGCCCCGGTTCCAACCAGGGCCATGGGCACCGGAAAGGCTGTCGCGAGAGCCTCGGGAGGAGGCGGCTGGAGCGTGCCGTCGCCCGCAGGTCCGACTGCGACGAGCACCGGAGCCGGGCCGGGTGCTCCCGCGGGGGCGGGCACCGGCGCCTGCGCCAGAGCAGTACAGGCCAGAATCAGCGCCAGCAGGTTGAGGACCGGTTGCGTCCCTCGAACTTCGGGCATCATAGGCTCGTCCCGTTTCACACGTGTGTCACGCCGCCGAGATATACCGGCTTGCGGCTCCCCCGCCCTCACACGCCCCCGGCACGGTCCGCTACACGACGTCGACGCAACAGGTATATCGCAAACAGCCCCAGGGCGAACATGAAGTAGGTGGAAGGCTCGGGCACGGCCCCACCCATGCCGTAGTAGATCTTGTGATCGCCGAAATCGCCCCCGCCGAAATACACCGCATGCGGCCTGTCCAGACTGTCGATCTCCAGCCCGACCCATTCGGCAGTGGTGTCTTCGGCAAGAAGCCTGGGAGTAATCCACGATCCGCCGCCACGGTGTGCGTAGAACAAGTCTTGCGCTGCCGGATCCCAGAACACGATGTGGGCGATCCCCTGACTATCAACCGACAGGTCCAGGTAGCGCAGATCATTGAAAGCGAAGAACTCCGCGCCGTCGTAGATGGTCTCTGTGACCCAGGAACCCTCGTCTTGATAGGCATACATGATGTCCCCGGTCAGCGCGTCCATCCACGCCAAATGCGGCTTGCCATCAGCGTCCACGTCCATCGCGCAGTAGACGCCCTCACCGTCGGCAATCGGCTCCGAGGACCATGAGCCGCCGCTGCGGTCGGAGAACATCGGGAACTGGCTAAGGAACGTGCTGTCCACCCAGCCGATGCGCGCGTCGGCCACCGTCCCATTCAGCCGCAGCGAGACGTCACCGTTCACCAGGGGCGCTTGCGCTACTTCCTCGTGTACCCACCCGCCCACGGTCTGGAAGGCGTAGTCCAGGGTGTCGTCTTCGAAGTCCAGGTAGTTATGCAGGTCGATCCAGGCGACCGCCAGGTTTCCGTTGGCGTCCAGCCGGATGTCTGTGTGGCGCGGGTTAGTGACTTGGGTGTCGTAGATCGTGGAGACGTGCCAGTCGCTGCCGTCGAAAGTGGCGTGATTGAGGCTGTACAGGGTGTCAGTGGAATTGGACCAGCGGTATGCGATGTGCGGCGTATTGCCCTGGAAGATCAGGCTTGTGCTCTGGCCGTTGAATTTGCCTGCTTGAACCACTTCGGATGACCACGTAGCCCCGCTCTTGAAGGCGTAGACGAGGTCACCGGCACCCCCGGACAGACCCTGGTACGTGACCGCCGGGACGTCGTCGCTATTCAGCGCGAAGCCCAGCCCGCCATCCCGGGTGGATACCGGTGCATCGAATATCGGGCTCATCGGCCAAGCCATGGCCGCCATCGCGACGGACGGGCATAGCACTGCCAGCAGCATTGCTGCGCCGATGAGGCATCCGCTACGGAAACACGGTGACACAAGCAAACTCCGCTACTGCAGCGTCATGTCTACAAGCGCGTCAGCATGATTACCGACGGGGACAGTCACTCCGTGCCAGTACGTGGAACGCAGAACGAGGCGCCCGACGAAGGCCCTTCCATCACGTTCAAATCCTAGATCGGCCCTGCCCCCAGAACCGATTTATCGCAAGCGTCACTGTACCAACGCGTTCAGGGTGGGTCAACGCAAGGTCTCTTTAGCCACGGTGACGGATCGAAAGGAATGCCTTCAAAGAGTTCCTATTGAGACTATATTCGAGAGTAAATGTGACAGCTCCACTCCTGTTTGCGATATCTGCCCCGTAACTAAAGACATCGGTTATGTAGCAGTTGTGGTGATCGGACAGGCTTGCACCGCGCACCCTCAAACGAGCCTGGCCACTGGTCCCGTTCGCCCGCGGGCGCTCTTCTTCCAATCCGGGCCTGCGTTTGACTCAGCACCCTCCCCGGGGTATCATCAACATCCATCAGGAGGGTGCGAATTGCGCGCGGTCATCCAGAGGGTAAGCCGGGCAAATCTAGTGATTGACGGCGAAGAACGATGCCGGATCGGCGTCGGACTTGTGGTGCTCGCGGGGTTCGGTCCCGGCGACGCAACTGCCGACCTTCAATGGATGGCGGAGAAGATCGCCACGCTGCGCGTGTTCGGAGATGACGAGGGGCGGATGAACTTGGCTGTGGGTGACGTTGGCGGGGAACTGCTGGTGGTCCCGAACTTCACGCTCTACGGCGACTGTCGCAAGGGCCGGCGACCGGGTTACTCCGCTGCCGCAGCGCCCGAGAGAGCAACAGCACTTTTCGACCAGTTCTGTGACCACCTGCAAGGCCTCGTCCCCGTGCAGCGCGGCGTTTTTGGGGCGCACATGCACGTGAGCCTCACCAACGACGGACCTGTGACCCTCCTCCTGGACAGTGCCAAGACTTTCTGACGGACGTATCCATCAAGCATGAGACGCCGAAACGGAAACAACGACAGCAATCAGCGCGCCCGGGCGAACAAACGCCGGGCCGAGATCCGCCGCCGCATCGGCGACCAACTCATTGAAGAAGGCATCATCGATGAGGCCATCAAACACTACGAGGCGGCGACTCGGCTTGACGGCCGCAATGTAAACGCTCGTCTGTCCCTTGCCGACAGTTACTTCGCCCTCGAGATGCCCGCCAAGGCCTACCGCGCCTACCGAAAGGTGCTGCGCACCGACCCCAGCAACGCGGACTGCCATTTCTCGCTGGGCGAGTTCTTCCTCTCTCTTGGGCGTCCGAGGGCTGCGGCAAAGGCCATGCGCCGATCCATCGAATGCGATCCCAACCGGGCTTACTACGTGTACCGACTGGGCGAGATCTGCATCATTATGGGAGATCTGCAGGAAGCCCGGGCTCTCTTCGAGCGCGCCGTTGAACTGGCTCCAGAAGACCCGTTCTACCGCTTCAAGATGGGCGAGCTCCACTTCCGATGCGGGCGCGTCGAAGAAGCCATTGAGCAGTACGAGCTGTCCTGCCGACACGCACCCGCAGATGACTTCTACCACGTGCGACTCGGCGCTGCGTATGCACGCAATGAGCAGCACGAAGACGCCCTGCAAATGTTCCGCCGGACGGTGCGCATCGAACCCACGAACGCCGCGTACCGCTATGTTCTCGCCGAGCAACTCGCACTCATGGGACTCGAGGAAGAGGCGCAGGAGCAGTACCAGCGCGCGGGTCGCCTCGACGAGTACGACATGCACAGCGTCCGCAAACTCCTGGTGCGCTGCGGAACACTGGGCGCGAACGGGGATGAAGACCCCTTCGGCGAAGAGCCTGACCCGCGTGCGCCAATGACGTAATGCCGAGTGCAGCCTCCCGCAAGCCGGCCGGCACATCCCCACGCGAAGGAAGCCCACCCGTGAGCATGCAAATCCTGTGTTTTGAAGTCGGTCCGCTGATGGCCAACTGCTACATCGTCGCCTGCGAGAAGACCGGCCGGGCGATGGTGATCGACCCTGGCGGCGACGCGGACCGCATTGTCGACGCGGTGCGAGACGCCGACCTGACCGTGGAGATCATCGCCGACACCCACTGCCATCCAGACCACATCGCCGCGAACTGCGACCTGCGTGATGGTCTCGCGACGATACAGGAAACCCCGGCAAGGATCATCATCCACCCGGCCGACAGGGAATCCGTTGAGAACCCTCCTATACAATGGCTGCTCATCGGCATGCGACCCGCCCCGTGCGCGGTGGATGCGACCTTCGATGAGGGAGACGAACTGGTGGTGGGCGACCTGCGAGTGAGGGTCATGCACCTGCCCGGTCATTCACCGGGAAGTGTCGCCCTCGTCACTGATGGCGCCGTATTCACGGGGGACACACTGTTCGCGGGAAGTGTGGGCCGTACCGACCTGCCCGGGGGAAGTTGGCCGCAACTCCAGGCTTCTCTCCGGCGTCTGATCACCGAACTGCCCGGGGACACAGCGGTGTACCCCGGTCACGGCCCGGCTTCCACCATCGCCGAAGAGATCCAGTTGAATGAATGGCTGCGGGACCTTTAGCGGAGCGTTACAACCGGCCCTTGGACCTCTGCCGTCCGCAGGCGCAGGCTCGGCCCAGCCCCTTCACAGTAATAGCTCTCTGTCGCGCGCCATGCCCGTCCCAGGCCGCCGGCCCAGGTAGCTTGCCCTGGCGAGCCAGAGAGGATGCATAGGCCGGCCGTCAACCATCTCGCGCTCCCGTGCCTCTCACAACCCGAGAACCGCCGCCGCGTTCGCTCCGCAGATCGCCGCAAGGTCCTCCGCCGCAATATTCGCTCGACGAGTCTTCTCGCAGTTCACCGCCGGATAGACGAAAGGCATGTGGGTCCCGAACAGGAGGCGTTTGCTACCGCAATCGCGGACAAGCGCCTCTGTCGCGTTCATGGGGCTCTTCACGTAAGACAGGTCCACCCAAACCTGTGCCCCATCTCCCGTCTCCGCCAGACACCGTCGGGCTTCGGGCGCGTTACACCCCACCAGCACAAAACTCCCACCAGGGACCGCTTCCACCAGCTTCAAGAAGTCATCCAGCGGGGTTGGGGGCACGAGAAGTTGCCAGTGGTGGAACCGTTCATCCTCAACCCGCACCACCACCAGCACCGGCAGGCCGGCATCCGCCGCGGCCCGGCATAGCTCGACACACTCGGACTCCCAAGTTCGGTACCCGTGGTAGTTTGGGTAAAGCTTCACAGCCCGGCAGCCCAGGCCCGTGATGCATGCGGACAGGTCGGCCAGCGCCCCCGGGTACCGCGGGTTGAGTACCGCCGCCGGCAGGATCCGCTCCCGCACTCCCGGCACTGAATCCAGTTCCTCGGCAAGCTCTTCATTGGCCGCGTGGCAGTTCCGGTAAGTGATCCCCTGCACCGGTCCGGCAAGCGCCCTGTGGATGCCCCACTGGTCCATCATGTCCAGCACTCCGCGCACGCTGCATTGCGGCAGGCGCCGGAACGCCCAAGGCCCGATGTCGGCGTTGATGTCCACGCACAGGTTCATCGCGGTTTCTCCGCTTCCGATCACATGCGCTCGGGCGCGCTGATCCCCAGTATGCCCAGACAATTGCGCAGCACGGTCTGCGTCGCCTGCACCAGCTTCAGCCTCGCCTGCGACAGCGCAGGCGCATCCGGGTCCAGCACCCGGCAGGTCCCGTAGAACTGGTGGAAGCTCTGGGCTAGCTCCCGGGCGAAGAACGTCAGGCGGTGCGGCGCCCGGAACTCAGCAGCAGTCAGCAGTTCATGGGGGTACTCCGCGATCTGCCGCATCAGCGCGAGTTCATCCGGGTCAGTGAGCAGCGATAGATCGGCCTCGCCGTCTGTCTCCCCGATAATCCCCCGTTCCACCCCCTCCCGCAGGATACTGCAGATCCGCGCGTGCGCGTACTGCACGTAGTACACAGGGTTGTCCTGGCTCTGTGCCCGGGCAAGGTCCAGGTCGAAATCGAGATGGGCGTCCACGGTGCGCATCAGGAAGAAAAACCGGGTGGCGTCTCGCCCGATCTCGTCCACCAGGTCCCGCACCGACACAATCGCTCCGCGTCGCTTGCTCAACCCCAGCGGCTCTCCGTTCTCCAGGAAACGCACCTGCTGGTAGATGATGATCTCGCAGGTGCCCCGACCCAGAGCGTCAATGGCCGCCTTCAGCCGCGGCACATATCCGGCATGGTCCGGGCCCCAGACGTACACGAGGTGCTCGAAACCCCGATCGAACTTGTTCGCCGCATAAGCCAGGTCCGACGCGATGTACGTGAACGCCCCGTTGCTGCGCCGGAGCACCCGGTCGTCCTCATCGCCGAAATCCCCGGTTTTCAGCCAGACCGCCCCATCCTTCTCGTATGCCAGGTCGCGGGCAACAAGATTGTCTACCTCACGCGCAACCGCACCGGTCTCGTGCAGGGACTGTTCGCTGAACCACACGTCGAACTCGATGCCCATCGCTCGGCAGTCCTCGCGCAAGCCATCCACCATGGTCTGCTCCACAAGCCGCGAAAACGCCAGCGCGCCCTCGTCATCCACCGGGATCGACAAGTGCGCAACGCCATCGGCATCCAAGAGCCCCTGGGCAAGATCGATCACATACTGGCCCTGATAACCGTTCTCGGGCAGATCTGTGGGTTCCCCGGCCAGAGTCCGGTAGCGCGCCTGCACCGAAGCCCCGAACAGCTTCAGCTGCGTGTTGTCGGGGCCGTCATTGATGTAATACTCGCGTTCCACGTTGTAGCCCACTGCATCCAGCAGTGACGCCAGCACATCTCCGTACGGACCTCCACGGGCATTGCCAATGTGGATCGGGCCCACGGGATTGGCGCTGACGAACTCCACCTGCACCCGCTTGCCGCCGCCGGCGTTGCAGCGCCCATACGCCTCGCCCTGCTCGCAGCAGCGCGCGATAACCTGCGCCAGCCAGTCCTGGGAGAGCCGGAAGTTGATGAAGCCCGGCCCGGCGATCTCCACCGCTGCCAGGAGCGGGTCCTCGGGCATGTGGTCCACGATAGTCTGGGCCACTTCGCGAGGATTGCACTTCGCCTGACTGGCGAGGACCATGGCCGCATTTGTAGCGAAGTCCCCATGTTCCGGCCTTTTCGGCAGTTCAATCTGCACGTCGATGCTCACTTCCGGCAGCGCGCCGCTTCCCACGGCAGCTTGGACGGCGCGGGTAACCAGGTCCTTCAAGAGTTCACGTTGCATCCACGGATTCACGCCTTTTCGGAGAGTCTGTTACCAGTCGATAAGGTCCGGAAGACGGCCGGCGATTGCGCCGAGCGTGTACATGGCGACCATGACGCCGGCCACCACCTGCGGAACCCCTCGGCGCCAGAAGACGTAAGCAATGGGAATACGCCTGGGCGGGTTGCGCAGCCATTCCGACAACAGGCGCTGACCCGCCTCGATCCCACGCCGCAGTTGCGACGGCGTTGGCCGCCGGGTCGTGAAATTGTTCTGCAGGAAAAACCCCACATGATGCCTGCCCAGCCATCCCAGTGCCACGATCCCCACCGAAAACGCCGGGTTCACGGATAGCAGCGGGATCCCAACGAGCAGCGCGGGCAGAATCCCAGCCAACAGATTGCTCCCGCAACGCAAGTGAGCACGGGGCATCTCCGCTACGAAAGGCTCCCAACCGAAGACGCCGTACTTCTCTATAGCGTGGACCGTCATGTGCTCTGCGGCATGGTGCCCCGCCAGCGAAGTGAAGCGCAGAATTGTCAGGAAAACGAAGAACGTAAGCAGATTCACACCTGCACGCGCCAATGCCCACCGCACAGGATCGGCGGGACCACCCATCTGCAAGAGCAGTGCGACCAGGGGCATGTTCAGCGGCCGCAAGTACTGTTCGAGCATCCAGACCAACACATAGGTAGGCACCAGCGAGATCATGCCCAGGGCCACTATGCTGAAACCTGTGGCGAACAGGCCCCAGAAGCTGGCCGTGCCATGGGTGCCCGTGGAAAGGAACACTCCATGGGGCATGGCCGTACCCGAAATCCGCGGCGGCTTGAAGAATGGCTGCAGGCTGGAAGAGCCGGTATGGTGGCTAAAGTAGGACATGGAAATCCGCCAGTAGCGGGATGAAAGACCGCGTCACATTGTAACTCAAACCGGGCGGAAGAAGGAACGGGTCACAACACCCCCACAGCCCCATCCCTTGCGTCTGCGGGGCACGGGCTCGCACCTCGACGCCCATTCGCTCCTACAACATCCGCGTAATCATCAAGATCACGGGCGCCAGCAGCACCCCCGTCACATTGGTCGTCAGCCACAATGCCCCGGCAAGGTCCCGGTTCAGCCTGAACACATCCGCCAGCATCACCCCGAGAATCGCCACCGGAGCCGCCGACTGGATGAACACCACCCGTAGCGCGTCGTGATCCACCGTCTGCCAGTACCCGAACAGGTACGCCAGCCCCAGCCCCAATACCGGCGAGATGATGAACTTCACTCCGTGCATCACCAGGCACTGCCGCCAGTATGTTTTCACCGAAGACAGCCGCAGGCCCAGGCCGATGGCCAGCAGGAACGCGGCGGTCGCCGTGGGCATCGCGATGTCGATGACGAACGCCGACTCCGGCAGCTTCGGGACATCCGCTACGTTCAGCGCCAACCCTGCGATGATGCCGAGAATTGGGTTGCGCGTCTGTCCGTCTTTCGCAAGCTCCACCAACGCTTTTAGCACCCCGTCATGCCCGCTGTCTGAATAGCGGCGGCCAATGAAAAACCCCAGCGTGAACACCCCCGGCATGAAGGACGCGCAGTACAAAGACCCCAGCGCCGCACCCTTTGCACCCAGCGCAGCGAAAGCCACGAAAGTGCCGTACGTGAAACCGACATTGCTGAACATGGCCGCCGTGATGAAAGGCCCTGCATCAGCCCGGGGCATCCGCAGGAGTCTCGAAAGTAGTGCTCCCACCGGCCACAGCGCCACGTAAAGCACGACCCCGAAGATCGGCAGAGCGAGCGTGCGCGCATCCGGCCGCTTCATCGCCCACAACGCCAGGCAGATGACCACCGGCTGAATCCAGGTCAGAGTGGTGCGGTTCACCGGCCCGGCCCAGGTCTCCGGAACTCGCCCGGACTTGCGCAGGCAGTATCCGGCCACGAGCCCGCCGAGAATAACCGTCATGGTGCGGATGGCGTCGATGAAGAGGCGGTCGTCCACCTGTGGGGGTGCTCCGAAGCAGACATTATGCCCCGATTCTGGTCACGGGGCACGAGCCAGGAGCATACCACCACGAAGCAGGCAGTGCAAGGCAGGGTGAAGCCCGCTCTCTCTCCCGCCGGGAGGGAGCTCGCTCTCGACGACGAAATGGCTGTCGCTCACATCCGTCCGGAAGCACGAGGGGAAGAAGACCTATGCCTCGCCGACCCGTCCTGATAGACGCCGACTTCCCCGGCGGGAACATTATCGTCGATGCCGTCGAAGGCAACGAGGTCTTCGTGCGCCAGGACATCCGTGACACGACTACCTGGTGGTTCTACTGGTATTTCCGGGCGCGAAATGTTGCCGGACGTACCGTAAGTTTTCAGTTCACCAACGGTGACGTCATGAGCGCCGCCGGACCTGCGTACAGTCTGGACGGAAGTCCCTGGCAATGGCTGGGGGCTGAAAACACCCGCGAAGACGGGTTCGACTTCACATTCCCCCCGCGCTGCCGGGAGGCTCGATTCTGTTTCTCCATCCCCTACCTCCAGGCGGACTGGGAGGCCTTCACCACCCGCATCGGCGAACGGAAGGGCCTGAAGCACGGGACGCTCTGTACCACTCGCAAAGGCAGGCGGGTGGAGACTCTCGCCATCAAGCCGACGCGCGAGGCCCGGGTGAAGCTCCTTCTCACCTGCCGCCACCACTGCTGCGAGATGATGGCCAGCTACGTGCTGGAAGGCCTGCTGGAGGCCATCATCCTCGACCCGGCGGGGGCTTGGCTGCGTGAAAACTCAGATGTGTTCGCAGTGCCCTTCATGGACAAAGATGGCGTGGAGGACGGCGACCAGGGCAAGAACCGCGCTCCCCGCGACCACAATCGCGACTACAGCGGCAAGAGTGTGCATCTCGAAACCGCGGCCATGCGCAGGAAGATACCGGCGTGGCTCAGAGGCCTACCCTTCGTCGGCATGGACTTCCATTGTCCTTACGTAAAAGGCGGGCGGGACGACTCCGCGTATTTCGTGGGGCACCCTGGCGAAGGCCAATGGGAGAAACTCCAGCGCTTCAGCGCGATCCTTGAGGCCTCCCGTGAGGGGCCCGTGCCATTCCGCGCTTCAGACAACCTGCAGTATGGCAAGGAATGGAACGTGCGAACCAACGAAGAGCAGGGGATGGGCTTCGGTCGCTGGGTCTGGACGCTGCCGGGCATCCTCCTCGCTACCGCCCTGGAGACCACCTACTCGGTCGCCCACGGGGTCCTGATGACCCCTGACGGCGCTCGTGCCCTTGGCCGCGACATCGCCCGGGCACTGGGGCTTTACCTGCAGGAGAAGCTGGGTCAGTGAGGGAAGGGTTCTGCGGAGCCGCCTTCTGGAGGCCGTCCCCAATCCGCGAGGTGATCGCGATGACCCTGTCTCACGCTCTCCTCTGTCTCCTTACCGTCTCTTGCATTCCCGCATCCGCCGCCGAACTCGTCGCTCATTACCCCCTTGACGGCGGCCCGGAAGCCTCTGACGCTTCTGGCAATGGGCACCATGGCGCCCTGATGGGCAAGTGCGCCTGGACTGAGGGACCCTTCGGCACAGCCCTGGCTCTTTCTGGTGGGGACGGCTACGTGGACTGCGGTCCGATCCCCGAACTCGACCCTGCGCACGGCCTGTCATTTGCGGTCTGGTGCCATCCACGCACTCGTCGCGGCGGGCTCATCAACTGGAGCACCGGCGGCAGGTGGGTTGACGAGCGCCTGGTGCTCGCCGTCAATACCTGGGAAGGCCAGGACCAGTTCATGGCCTGCCTCGCCAACGGGACGGAGGTCCAGCAACTGCGCCCCCTCTGGCCCCTTGAGCCCGACCGCTGGACCCACGTCATCCTGACGCTGGACGCGCGCTCCGTGTGCGTCTATCGGGACGGCCTTCCTTTCTTCTCCGCCAGCCCGTCGGTCCGTCCGGACATCCAGGGCGTGCCCCTGCGCCTGGGCTTCTGCGAGGGTCTCGGGCACTCGTTCTTTGATGGTCTCCTGGATGAGGCCCGCATCTACAGCGGGGCACTGTCTCCCGAGGAGGCCTTCGCCCTGTACCGCGCTCAGGCCGAAGCACACGGCGTCGATGCGTCACAATTTCGCCGGCCCGAGGTTACCGTGGATGCCTACCCCGACGCCGGCAGCCTCCTCATCGCCGCCGATGCCCGCCGCATGCGCCCATTGCCCGAAGGCGCCGGCCTGAGCGTGCAGATCATCCCCGCTCCAGGCGGCGATACGCTGGTTAGCCGCGAGGGCATCCCGGTGTCCGCCTCCGGTCCCGCCGAAATCGTCCTCAGCGCCAACCACCTGCTCCCGGGCGACTACCTGGCCCGGGTGAGCCTGCACGACGGCAACGGCGCGACAGTTGGCGACCCCGAGCAGGCTGCCTTCAACTGGACCGCGCAGCCCGATGCTTTCCGCGGCGTGCGCATCCTGAACAACCTGGCATGGGAGCTTCTGGCTTTCAGTGATCCAGTCCCCGCGGGCCCGCGCGACTACTCCTTCCGCCAGCCCGCAAAGCGGTGGGGCTACTTCCGCGCCACCGCGCAGATCGCCGACGGTGCGCGGGTCTCGCTCTTCCTGGATGGCGAACCGGATCCGGTTCTCACCTTTGACCAGCCCGGCGAGTCCACCGCCGAAACCATGCGGTTCCTGCCCGCCGGGGAACACTCCTTGCGCATCGAGACCACCGGGCAGGCACAACTGCGCAGCCTCGTGGTCCGTTCGGTGCCCATGCTCCAACATGCTTTCTATGGCGCGAATCCCCACATCCATCCATATGGCCCTTACGACTGGCAGTTCCTGTCGAAGGACATTCTGCCCACTGTAAACACCATGATCGGCAATCCGGGGCCCGAGACGGACGGCTGGGTCGCTTCGGGTCGACACTGGATCTCCATCATCGGTCTGCCGAAGCTCGACGGCACTTCGGAGGCCGACGTGCAGGCGGCCTTCGATCACTGGTCCTCGGCAGTCGGCTTCCAGCATGAGAAGCTCCGCGGGGTGATCGTGGATGAGTTCGGGGGTGGCGATGCCGAGGTCTATGACGTCTACCGCAAGGCCGTCGAGCGCATCTACGCCGACCCGCGCTTCAGAGGCAAGAGTCTCAGCCCGTACGGGGGCACCTTCTACGGCGACGACCGCAGTTCCCGCTTCGCACGAGTCTGCGTAGATGGCGGCGGGTACATGGCTTGGGAACGATACCTGCCCGAACAGCCCGACGAGACCGCGGCGCGCCAGTTCATTGCCCGCAGCATCACCGACGAGATGCCCCTATGGCGCAAGCGTTTCCCGGATGCCCCCGGGAACATGTGCCTGGTGCTCGGTTACATGTCCCAGCCCACCGAGAGCCTGAATATCGACCCGCAGGTGGACTTCAAGGTCTACATGGACATGCAGGTGAACGCCCTGGCAAACCATCCCTCATGCTTCGGGCTGGGGGGCATCCAGGAGTACCATTCCTCCTATGCCGACGAGGAGAGCGTACGCTGGGCAGGCCGCCTGTACCGGCATTACTGCATCGAGGGCAACCGCGAACCGCTTACCGATGACCCTTACCTGCTGCCGCATCTGGTCAACGCAGACTTTGACCGGGGGACTGACGGGTGGGACATACAGGCGGCGCAACAGGGCTCGGTGCGCACCGCCGAGTATTCCGGGTACAGTTGGCTCCAGGGGCGCTACCCGCCCACCGGCAAGGGAAACACCTTCCTGCTCACCCGCCGCAGCAGCGAGAAGCCCAACCGCTTCAGCCAGACCATTCGCGCCCTGCAGCCGGGACGCCTGTACTCGCTCAAGATGATCACCGCCGACTACCAGGACCTGGTGAACGAGCGCTCAGTGAAGGCCCCCCACGCTGTGAGCATCGACATTGAGAGCGTAGAGCAACTCAATGGACCACAGGATTCCTTCCAGTTCACCTTCCCCAACTGCTATGCGCACCATCTCGGGAAGTTCGATGCGAAATACTCATACTGGATGAACTACCACTGGCGGGTCTTCCGGGCTACGGGCACACAGGCGCGCCTGACCGTGAGCGACTGGGCATCAGAGCAGGACCCAGGCGGCCCCGCAGGCCAGGAGTTGATGTTCAACTTCATCGAGGTGCAACCGTATCTGGAGAGGTGATGGTGCAAGCGCGACGTGCTGCCGACCCGAGGCTCGGGCTTCTACCGTGCCGGCTGCTGGCATTGCGGGCCGGGACGGCCGTCATAACCGCGAGTCTACCGCACTGCCACCACCGTCGCCACCGCTTGCGCCGAAATG contains these protein-coding regions:
- a CDS encoding PEP-CTERM sorting domain-containing protein; the protein is MSPCFRSGCLIGAAMLLAVLCPSVAMAAMAWPMSPIFDAPVSTRDGGLGFALNSDDVPAVTYQGLSGGAGDLVYAFKSGATWSSEVVQAGKFNGQSTSLIFQGNTPHIAYRWSNSTDTLYSLNHATFDGSDWHVSTIYDTQVTNPRHTDIRLDANGNLAVAWIDLHNYLDFEDDTLDYAFQTVGGWVHEEVAQAPLVNGDVSLRLNGTVADARIGWVDSTFLSQFPMFSDRSGGSWSSEPIADGEGVYCAMDVDADGKPHLAWMDALTGDIMYAYQDEGSWVTETIYDGAEFFAFNDLRYLDLSVDSQGIAHIVFWDPAAQDLFYAHRGGGSWITPRLLAEDTTAEWVGLEIDSLDRPHAVYFGGGDFGDHKIYYGMGGAVPEPSTYFMFALGLFAIYLLRRRRVADRAGGV
- a CDS encoding D-tyrosyl-tRNA(Tyr) deacylase, with amino-acid sequence MRAVIQRVSRANLVIDGEERCRIGVGLVVLAGFGPGDATADLQWMAEKIATLRVFGDDEGRMNLAVGDVGGELLVVPNFTLYGDCRKGRRPGYSAAAAPERATALFDQFCDHLQGLVPVQRGVFGAHMHVSLTNDGPVTLLLDSAKTF
- a CDS encoding tetratricopeptide repeat protein, with product MRRRNGNNDSNQRARANKRRAEIRRRIGDQLIEEGIIDEAIKHYEAATRLDGRNVNARLSLADSYFALEMPAKAYRAYRKVLRTDPSNADCHFSLGEFFLSLGRPRAAAKAMRRSIECDPNRAYYVYRLGEICIIMGDLQEARALFERAVELAPEDPFYRFKMGELHFRCGRVEEAIEQYELSCRHAPADDFYHVRLGAAYARNEQHEDALQMFRRTVRIEPTNAAYRYVLAEQLALMGLEEEAQEQYQRAGRLDEYDMHSVRKLLVRCGTLGANGDEDPFGEEPDPRAPMT
- a CDS encoding MBL fold metallo-hydrolase; translation: MQILCFEVGPLMANCYIVACEKTGRAMVIDPGGDADRIVDAVRDADLTVEIIADTHCHPDHIAANCDLRDGLATIQETPARIIIHPADRESVENPPIQWLLIGMRPAPCAVDATFDEGDELVVGDLRVRVMHLPGHSPGSVALVTDGAVFTGDTLFAGSVGRTDLPGGSWPQLQASLRRLITELPGDTAVYPGHGPASTIAEEIQLNEWLRDL
- a CDS encoding amidohydrolase family protein, which produces MNLCVDINADIGPWAFRRLPQCSVRGVLDMMDQWGIHRALAGPVQGITYRNCHAANEELAEELDSVPGVRERILPAAVLNPRYPGALADLSACITGLGCRAVKLYPNYHGYRTWESECVELCRAAADAGLPVLVVVRVEDERFHHWQLLVPPTPLDDFLKLVEAVPGGSFVLVGCNAPEARRCLAETGDGAQVWVDLSYVKSPMNATEALVRDCGSKRLLFGTHMPFVYPAVNCEKTRRANIAAEDLAAICGANAAAVLGL
- a CDS encoding arginine--tRNA ligase, with the protein product MQRELLKDLVTRAVQAAVGSGALPEVSIDVQIELPKRPEHGDFATNAAMVLASQAKCNPREVAQTIVDHMPEDPLLAAVEIAGPGFINFRLSQDWLAQVIARCCEQGEAYGRCNAGGGKRVQVEFVSANPVGPIHIGNARGGPYGDVLASLLDAVGYNVEREYYINDGPDNTQLKLFGASVQARYRTLAGEPTDLPENGYQGQYVIDLAQGLLDADGVAHLSIPVDDEGALAFSRLVEQTMVDGLREDCRAMGIEFDVWFSEQSLHETGAVAREVDNLVARDLAYEKDGAVWLKTGDFGDEDDRVLRRSNGAFTYIASDLAYAANKFDRGFEHLVYVWGPDHAGYVPRLKAAIDALGRGTCEIIIYQQVRFLENGEPLGLSKRRGAIVSVRDLVDEIGRDATRFFFLMRTVDAHLDFDLDLARAQSQDNPVYYVQYAHARICSILREGVERGIIGETDGEADLSLLTDPDELALMRQIAEYPHELLTAAEFRAPHRLTFFARELAQSFHQFYGTCRVLDPDAPALSQARLKLVQATQTVLRNCLGILGISAPERM